A portion of the Cryptomeria japonica chromosome 5, Sugi_1.0, whole genome shotgun sequence genome contains these proteins:
- the LOC131875651 gene encoding protein SRG1-like: MDSALKVSSMPNWGNPPLKTFNVQEIAREQPQTVPERYMRSEEERPGTLTKLPGQLSIPVIDMTNLSQGGFHRKEEICKIAKACEEWGFFQVVNHDIPHSLMDDIKRVGKEFFHLPLEEKQKCALRDFQGYGQIFVVSEEQKLDWGDLLGLIISPPRSRNLSLWPAVPADFRHIVDEYNKEIKSLAVQLLSLIAETLHLKTDYFEHSFGNTYRKMRMNYYPPCPKPNHVLGLSPHADGSGITLLLQDDEVEGLHIRKDDKWVAIQPIPYALVVNIGFFLEVMSNGRYRSIEHRAVTSKENARLSIAIFYSPGFDAEISPALELIDENHPCLFKKFIHEDFIRHYMSHKIEGKKALYEYAGITANGRK; the protein is encoded by the exons ATGGATTCAGCTCTCAAAGTTTCGAGCATGCCCAACTGGGGCAATCCTCCCCTTAAAACTTTCAATGTGCAAGAGATTGCAAGAGAACAACCCCAAACTGTACCAGAAAGGTACATGAGATCAGAGGAAGAGAGACCCGGAACACTAACAAAACTTCCTGGTCAGTTGAGCATCCCAGTGATTGACATGACCAATCTCTCCCAAGGAGGATTTCACAGGAAAGAAGAGATTTGTAAAATTGCCAAGGCTTGTGAAGAATGGGGTTTCTTTCAG GTTGTAAATCATGACATCCCTCACTCTCTGATGGATGATATAAAGAGAGTCGGGAAGGAGTTTTTCCATCTTCCATTAGAGGAGAAACAGAAATGTGCACTTAGAGATTTTCAGGGCTATGGGCAGATCTTTGTTGTGTCAGAGGAACAAAAGCTGGATTGGGGCGATTTGTTGGGTTTAATAATAAGTCCTCCACGGAGTAGGAATTTGAGTTTGTGGCCAGCTGTGCCGGCTGATTTCAG GCATATTGTGGATGAATACAACAAAGAGATTAAAAGTCTTGCTGTGCAGCTGCTGAGTTTAATTGCAGAAACTTTACATCTAAAAACTGATTACTTTGAGCATTCATTTGGAAACACCTATCGAAAGATGCGGATGAATTACTATCCACCATGTCCAAAACCAAATCATGTTCTAGGCCTCAGCCCACATGCAGATGGATCTGGCATCACACTATTGTTGCAGGATGACGAAGTTGAAGGATTGCACATCCGAAAGGATGATAAATGGGTGGCTATTCAACCAATTCCTTATGCTCTAGTAGTTAACATTGGCTTCTTCTTAGAG GTGATGTCAAATGGAAGATACAGAAGCATCGAGCATAGAGCAGTAACAAGCAAAGAGAATGCCAGACTATCTATTGCCATTTTTTACAGTCCAGGATTTGATGCAGAGATCAGTCCTGCACTGGAACTGATTGACGAAAATCATCCTTGCTTGTTCAAGAAATTTATACATGAAGATTTTATTAGACACTACATGTCTCATAAGATTGAAGGAAAAAAAGCATTATATGAATATGCAGGTATAACAGCGAATGGCAGAAAATAA